GAAATCCTTGTCCGCCTGCGCGACGGCGAAGTCACCATTCGCCCGATTGCCGGAACGCGTCGGCGCGGCAAGACACCCGATGACGACAAGGTCATGGCCCAGGACCTGCTTGATGATCCCAAGGAACGTTCGGAACATCTGATGCTGCTTGACCTTGGGCGCAATGATGTCGGCCGTGTGTCCAAGCCCGGTACGGTGCGCGTCACCGACCGCGAACAGATCGAATACTATTCCCATGTCATGCATATCGTCTCGAACGTCGTCGGTCAGATCGACGACAAATATGATGCGATGGACGCGCTCAAGGCCGGTTTCCCTGCCGGAACGGTATCGGGCGCGCCAAAGGTCCGCGCCATGGAAATCATCGATGAACTGGAATCGGTCCTGCGCGGCATTTATGCAGGTTGTATCGGCTATATCTCCGCCGATGGCTCCATGGATACCTGCATCGCGCTTCGGACCGCTGTCATCAAGGACGAACAGATCCATATTCAGGCCGGAGCCGGGATCGTCGTAGACAGCAAACCGGAACTCGAACACAAGGAATGCCAGAACAAGGCAGGCGCATTGATGGCCGCCGCCCGCGAAGCCCATCGGTTTGCCTAGACTGTAGAGGTATCAGAAAGCGGGATTGACCAAAACAACAGCCGCGAAAAAATTTGGCGTAAAGATTTCGACAAATTTTCTAAGCAGTTAGGTATCTCACAAGCTGAACAACAATCCCTGCGACAGTTATCCCGACTGAGAATACACAAGTCAGTACATATGCTTGAAATCTTGTCGAAACCAACCTAATCGCAAATCCAATTCCATACTTCTGCATCAAAACAAAGAACCCGCCTCCAACACGAACCAATTTTTTTACAAAAAAATCCGAGAAGAACGCAAAAACTTCAAGAACGCTCCTCACCAATAGATAAACAACGAAGTTGAAAAATAAATACATTGGAAATAGAATCAGCGGTCCGATAATAAAATTTCCTTGTCCCTTGATGCCATCAGTCAAATAAAACATCACCCATCCCTGAAAAAGAGACAATAAAACTAAAAAGTATTTGAATTTTTTACAACTTACTGGCCGACAATGAACTTTATCAAAATCCATTCTGACGAACCTGAAAACACCCTCAACTTCATTCCAGACATCATCAAAATTAAGACGTCCTCCGAATTTTTTTTGAAAATGAATTAAAATCTGAAACCCATTTAAAATAACTCTCGCAGAAATCCAGAACCCTTGCGTACTTTGAGATGTCTTCACCACGATCAAGGGCATCACTCAAAAAACAAAAAGTAGCTTCCTCGACTTGCCTGAATTCTCCTTCATGCCGCGAGAAAAGCTCATTCACATCCCCTGTTGCGTTGAATTTTCTAAAAGCCTCATGGTCCACAACCGGCTCTGAATGGTGTTCGTGTTTCCAATACGATTCTTCGCCATCAAAAACACTGTGCTCCACATTCTTCGAATTTATCTCGTAAAATGTTGGGAATTTGCGTTCATGTTCCGCATAAATACCGCTGTCTCCCTCCTCACCCTGATCTTCTTGGTCAATGCCTCCGAAGACACTCGGACTTTTTGGGTTTGAAGCATTATTGAGTGCTGCGTCATACGCCGAACGCAATTCTTGAAATTGCTGCGGGTCATTGCGATCAATGCGTTTCAAAGTACTTGCATACGCGCGCTTAATCGCTCTCTCATCGCACGCTTCCGAGAGTCCAAGCACATGCCACGGCCATTCAACTGACATAGAAATCATCTATCCTGTTAAGCATCTGCTCAATTTCACCGCGAATACGATCAATCTCGACTGGATCACGTTGATCAAGAACACTCTCAAAGGATGCGATCATATCAAGCACCCGCTGTCGATCCGAACCACGTGTCATCGCATATACACGATCTAGTCTGGCAACAAGCGACTGGTTGACTTCATTTTCCCTTGGAGGCGATTTCAAAGTACGCATTTTTTCAAGGCGTTCAGCCAACTTTTCCGGTGACAGATCCTCTGAAAGGGTCTCGATAATCAATCCGTGCTTTTCGCCGCTACTCCCCAATGTCGCCTCGACTTCAAGCAAGCCCGAAGTATCGTAAACAAGTAAAACCTCAAAGTACTCCTTGTCCTTGCGCTTACGAGGCAGCTTTACGGTGTATTGCCCGAGCTTGATATTGTCGGCGACATATGCAGATTCGCCTTGATAGACACTGATCAAGACCTCCTGCTGCTTGGCGTCAAGAGTCTGAAAAGAACCAACCCTACTGGCAGGAAGAGGCGTGTTGCGTTCAATAATAGGAGAAAACAAGCCCGAAACGCGACGACCGTCAGCAACCTCTCTGCCTATCTCAATACCGACAGAGAAAGGACTAACATCAGTCATCACCACATCATCGAGCGCCCGATCCTCTGCCAACAATGCCGCTTGGACAGAGGCACCCAGAGCCACCGCATGATCCGGATCAATATTAAATTCAGGAAATTTACCAAAGTGCTTTGCCACCATGTGGCGTAACATTGGCATGCGCGTCGCGCCACCAACCAAAAGAATGCGATCCAGATCCTCACTTTTGAGACTCACATCATACATGCATCTCTCAATAGGAATGAGCATACGCTGCAATAAAGGCTTTGCACCCTCGGCAAACTCGTCACGAGTAAGTTTGACTTCGTAAATTTCTTGTTTGTCGAAAACCTTTACGGTACAGGATTCCTCATTCGAAATCTTGACCTTGGCAATCTCTGCGTGTGCACGGAGTTCGGCCTGAAATTGGCCCCCCAACTTATGCCAAGGCCTTTCAATTTTCTCGCAAATCTGCTTTGCTAAAACTTCGGTAAAATCCTCTCCACCAAGGAATGCATCGCCGGACGAAGCTTTTACCTCCATTACGCCGTCAAACATCTCTAAGATGGTTACGTCAAAAGTGCCCCCGCCGAGATCAACAACGAGAAACTGTGTCTCTGCATCCTTTTCGTGAACGCCATACGCAAGTGCCGCAGCGGTCGGCTCATTCACCAATCGCAAAAGATTGAGTCCCGCCAACTTGCAAGCTTCTTGAGTCACTCGTCGCTGTTGCTGATTGAAATAAGCCGGGACCGAAACGACAACGTCACGTATTTCACACCCCAGATACAACTCGGCATCTTGAGCAGTTTGGACAACACAAAAGACGACAACTCAGCAGGAGAATACGCCTCAGCCCCCAGTTTTATCTGCGACTGAGTGCCCATTTTACGCTTAAACAAGCTGATTGTTTTATCTCGGTGCGTGAATAGCCTCTCACGCGCGCCTTTTCCGACGATTAATTCACCATCAGAAATAGAGACCACCGATGGGGTGAGGAATTCCCCCAACGCGTTCGGTATCAGTTGTGGTTTACCATCAACAAACGCCGAAACCAGCGAATTAGTGGTACCGAGATCAATTCCGATTGGCGGCTGTGACATTTACTAAATCCGACGAAACCTTTTGAAGCGATAAGTCTTTGCAATTTTAAGCCGTAAGACAAGAGTTTTAGAACGTGCTCTGGGTGTTTTTGCTTTAAGTACATTGATACTGACGGCGCCCCTGAAAAGTTCTTTGACTTGATCAGGTCGGCTCAAAAAAGCCGAACAGCCTTTACCCTGTCACACTTCGCATGGACCGTCGCAGGATGTCGGTCACCGGCACCAGAACAAATCCCTTGGCCTGAATGGCGGGAATCCATTTTTGCAGGGCTTCCAGCGTAAGGTCGCGCGGATGGCCAATCGCAATCGCAAATCCCTGATTGGTGGCAACTTTTTCAGTCCGGGCCAGCATTTCGGCAATTTTGGTGGCATCATCGGCGTCATCAATGAACACGTCGCGCTCAAGCGCCGGGACATCATATTGGCGTGCCATCGAAAATCCGACCGACTTGGCACTGGTTTTGGAATCAAGGAACAGAAGCCCGCGTGATTTCATCACCTCCATCACCACCTGCATGCGTTCCGGATCGGATGTGAATTTGCTGCCCATGTGATTATTCACACCGACATAGCCATCAAACCGGTCCAGCATCCAGGTCATCTCGCCCAATATCTTGTCGCGGTCAAATCCGGTGCGCAACGCATGCGGACCTGGATCGACCAATGCCGACGACGGCTCCATCGGCATATGAAGCATCACTTCATGCCCCCGCCCGCGCGCATCATTCACCTGACGCTGAAGGTCGCGCGCATAGGGCAGATAGGAAATCGTCACCGGCCCGGGCAGCCCTATAGTGCGCGCCGTGCGCGGCTGATCAAGGCCCGCATCATCAATCACAATCGCGATAACCGGTGCGGTTCCCGTATCGGGGGTAAGGGCTGCGAATTTCTGCCATGGCGGCGGACCATCACTATGCGCGCCCCCGCTGATCCCGCCGGTATCGGGCGACACGGCAGGTTCAGGCGACTTTGTGACCGGTGCCTTCTGCGGTTGTCTGGTTTCGGGCGCAGTTTTTTCACCCGGCACACGTTCACCGACCATATATCCGGTCCGGTCGCGATTGCCGTTGCTTTCGCTGAAATCATAATTGCGGCTTTCCGGTACCGGGGCCGGTGTCGGCGTATATTCCGGTTCGGAATTTGCGGCCCGTTCGCCAAGATCACGCGATGCGCGATCCAGCTCAAGCATACTGCCTGCTGCAATGAATGCCGAAATGGTCCCCGCAACAATCGCACCGCCCAGCATGAAACGGCCAATGCCGCCCGATTTTCTTTTCGGTGCAGCCTTGCTACGGCCTGTTTTTCGCGGTGCCGCTTTTTTCTTTTTGGCGGGTTGTGCCCGGCGTGCCACGCTCTGGTCTCCAGTCTCGTTTGCTGGGTCGTGTTACCCATATGGTGATTATACGCCAATTATCCCGGCTTGTGTTTGGAAGCTTTTAAACCCGATCAGGTTAGCACCCTGTTAAAGCCGCAAACAAAGACCGCAAACAATGGCAGGAAAATGGTTTTTGCAATCGCTTGACGTAGCGGCAATGCCGTTTATTCTCTGCCCGATCTGATATTCACAGCCCGGCGCCACGATGTATCTCCTCATCGATAATTACGACAGCTTCACATTCAATCTGTGGCACTATCTGCGCGAACTCGGTCCCGAGGTCGACGTCCGCCGCAATGATGAAATCTCGGTTGATGATGCGCTGGCTTTAAAGCCCGAAGGCATCGTGATCTCGCCCGGTCCCTGCGATCCGGATCGCGCGGGTATCTGTCTTGATCTGATCAGGGCATCGGCGGGCAAGGTTAAGCTGCTTGGCGTCTGCCTTGGTCATCAGGGCATCGGTCAGGCCTTTGGCGGCAATGTCGTGCGCGCGCCCGAATGCATGCATGGCAAAACCGATGCGATGGTGCACGAAGGCAAAAGCGTGTTTAACGGCCTGCCAAGCCCGTTTGAAGCGACCCGTTACCATTCATTGGTTGTTGATCGCGCAACCCTGCCCGATTGCCTTGAAATCACGGCGGAAAACGGGGATGGTCTGATTATGGGGCTGCGTCACAAACAGCATCAAATTCATGGTGTGCAGTTCCATCCCGAAAGCATCGCATCCGAACATGGCCATGCCCTTTTGAAGAATTTTATAGACTTCCCCGGCGCATGAAACCGCACCGGAACGCTAACCGAGGAAACCCGCATGTCGACTGAATATGACCTGAAGCCGATCCTGGCCAAAGTCGCAAATGGCGAAAAACTGAACGAAGAACAGGCCGAACAGGCCTTCGACGTTCTGATGTCCGGTCAGGCAACGCCGTCGCAGATGGGGGCTTTCCTGATGGCGCTACGCCTGCGCGGCGAAACGGTCGATGAAATCACCGGGGCGGCGCGTGTCATGCGCTCCAAGGCGACCGGCATTATCGCCCCGCCCAATGCGGTTGATACCTGTGGTACTGGTGGCGATGGCAGCGGCACCTTCAATATCTCGACCGGGGCGGCAATCGTTGCGGCGGCCTGCGGCGCCATCGTTGCCAAGCACGGCAACCGCGCGGCGTCGTCAAAATCGGGATCGGCCGATGTTCTGATGGCGCTTG
The Thalassospira xiamenensis M-5 = DSM 17429 DNA segment above includes these coding regions:
- a CDS encoding Hsp70 family protein translates to MYLGCEIRDVVVSVPAYFNQQQRRVTQEACKLAGLNLLRLVNEPTAAALAYGVHEKDAETQFLVVDLGGGTFDVTILEMFDGVMEVKASSGDAFLGGEDFTEVLAKQICEKIERPWHKLGGQFQAELRAHAEIAKVKISNEESCTVKVFDKQEIYEVKLTRDEFAEGAKPLLQRMLIPIERCMYDVSLKSEDLDRILLVGGATRMPMLRHMVAKHFGKFPEFNIDPDHAVALGASVQAALLAEDRALDDVVMTDVSPFSVGIEIGREVADGRRVSGLFSPIIERNTPLPASRVGSFQTLDAKQQEVLISVYQGESAYVADNIKLGQYTVKLPRKRKDKEYFEVLLVYDTSGLLEVEATLGSSGEKHGLIIETLSEDLSPEKLAERLEKMRTLKSPPRENEVNQSLVARLDRVYAMTRGSDRQRVLDMIASFESVLDQRDPVEIDRIRGEIEQMLNRIDDFYVS
- a CDS encoding anthranilate synthase component II, which translates into the protein MYLLIDNYDSFTFNLWHYLRELGPEVDVRRNDEISVDDALALKPEGIVISPGPCDPDRAGICLDLIRASAGKVKLLGVCLGHQGIGQAFGGNVVRAPECMHGKTDAMVHEGKSVFNGLPSPFEATRYHSLVVDRATLPDCLEITAENGDGLIMGLRHKQHQIHGVQFHPESIASEHGHALLKNFIDFPGA
- a CDS encoding Hsp70 family protein, which encodes MSQPPIGIDLGTTNSLVSAFVDGKPQLIPNALGEFLTPSVVSISDGELIVGKGARERLFTHRDKTISLFKRKMGTQSQIKLGAEAYSPAELSSFVLSKLLKMPSCIWGVKYVTLSFRSRLISISNSDE
- a CDS encoding divergent polysaccharide deacetylase family protein, producing the protein MARRAQPAKKKKAAPRKTGRSKAAPKRKSGGIGRFMLGGAIVAGTISAFIAAGSMLELDRASRDLGERAANSEPEYTPTPAPVPESRNYDFSESNGNRDRTGYMVGERVPGEKTAPETRQPQKAPVTKSPEPAVSPDTGGISGGAHSDGPPPWQKFAALTPDTGTAPVIAIVIDDAGLDQPRTARTIGLPGPVTISYLPYARDLQRQVNDARGRGHEVMLHMPMEPSSALVDPGPHALRTGFDRDKILGEMTWMLDRFDGYVGVNNHMGSKFTSDPERMQVVMEVMKSRGLLFLDSKTSAKSVGFSMARQYDVPALERDVFIDDADDATKIAEMLARTEKVATNQGFAIAIGHPRDLTLEALQKWIPAIQAKGFVLVPVTDILRRSMRSVTG